From a region of the Oncorhynchus clarkii lewisi isolate Uvic-CL-2024 unplaced genomic scaffold, UVic_Ocla_1.0 unplaced_contig_13486_pilon_pilon, whole genome shotgun sequence genome:
- the LOC139394613 gene encoding red-sensitive opsin-like has protein sequence MAELGVFAARRQEDTTRESGFAYTNSNHTKDPFEGPNYHIAPRWVYNISTLWMLFVVVASTFTNGLVLVATAKFKKLQHPLNWILVNLAFADIAETLLASTISVCNQMFGYFILGHPMCVFEGFTVATCGRCCK, from the exons ATGGCAGAGCTAGGAGTGTTTGCTGCAAGGAGACAAGAAGATACAACCAGAGAATCAGGCTTCGCCTACACCAACAGCAATCATACCAAAG ATCCTTTTGAGGGCCCCAACTACCACATTGCTCCAAGATGGGTGTACAACATCTCAACACTCTGGATGCTCTTTGTGGTCGTCGCCTCAACTTTCACCAACGGCCTGGTACTGGTGGCCACTGCCAAATTCAAGAAGCTCCAACATCCTCtcaactggatcctggtcaaccTGGCGTTTGCCGACATTGCGGAGACTCTTTTGGCGAGCACCATCAGCGTTTGCAACCAGATGTTTGGTTACTTTATTCTTGGACACCCAATGTGTGTCTTTGAGGGATTCACCGTCGCCACATGTG gtcgttgctgtaaatga